Genomic DNA from Schistosoma haematobium chromosome 1, whole genome shotgun sequence:
CCAATTTAAATTCTAATAGTTCGTTGGTTGTATATATGCGGTAGTTCACAGCTTTCTAAATAATTAGACAGTCAGTAGATTACATTAGTTTATAACCCCGGTGTCAAACACCTATTGTTTCATACGAAGGGAAATTTTCAATAAACTGCAACAATGAACTATGACATGAAAACCACTTATAGTCTACCccaggattatatatatattgtaggaGGCAACTCGAAGAATAATTGAATTGTTCTGTTAAAAACACAGCCATAAATTTACTAACTTCACATTGAATACGGTTTAAAGAGTTTATTGAAAGAGATGAAACACAAAGTCGAAAATTCCTCATGTAAGATACAATCCATTGTATATAAAAATACTGAGTCAATATTTTTCGGCTGTGTTAAAAATTAGGGTGTTGTTTGCTAAACTTTTAGTGGTTGCTCTTACTTCTGTCTATTTTTTCACTAATCGTTTTCGTCCTGTTATTCTATTCATCATCACCGCGCTTTACAGCCAATAGAACACATACTGCAAATACCAGACAAATCATTTGGACCAATGAGAACAGAAATACGCTAATTATGATAGCATTGAGGTGCATTTTGCTTAGATCACTGACCTTTTTAACGCATCCCTAAAACgaagaagaataatgaaataataaaataatagttaTTCCACAGAATAAACCCTATTTGATTTCTCATGAGACTGACTACAGACAGTGTAAAAGGAATACTTGTTTCACTACGGTCTTCTGTTTTGGAAGTCCCTATCTGTATTCACCCTTTGCTAAATATTTTAGACAACACACACGTTTGATATCTCACTGTGATTATTAGTTTATGTCTCCTCACGTATTAATAGTGATATCATATCTAGAATGTGGAATTTTTAGAATGAGTTGGAAAATTATACGGCTTAATGATGTTAACTTTCCTGCGTTTGTAAGGTGTTAATGACAGTATACCAAAATCAAAAACTTTATAGCTTGTACAAAAACATAACTTGTAGTAGTTGATACCGTAGAACAGTTTATGTTTTATAAGAGTCGCCATGTATAAAAGAAGCCCTGCAATTTTCTCTTGCAGTGATAATTTTTACCAGTTATTACTGTGTAGAAGAGTTATAACAAAAAATTATTATGTTTGTAGTATATCTCAGAAAAGAACTGTCGCATTTTAGACCACAAATTGCAAGAGTAACTACTAAAATATAGAAGCGAATGAATTCAATGatcattttattctattatttaGATATATATTCCATTAGTTGGAATTTGGATTAACATCTATTACCACCCAAAAAGTTGCCAAAATCTCATTATGAAGTTTTCACAAACTTCCTACTTGTTGGGTAGTAGAAAAAATGGATTTGAAAACAGTCATCTGTGCTCAAAATAAGCTTTCCTGCGAATCGAGAGCTCGATGAAATCCAATGATAACGGTATTCCCTAGGTTCCATCGAATATTAAGATTATATCCATCAAAAATGTTCTACGCCCTAGACTTCCGTTTAAGCTCAAACGTTTATGCACCATCAGAAATCTATCTCTTGTCTGTCAAGAAAGTACGATATGTACCAGTTATAAAGTTTTGTACTGGAAAATATAAATATCAGATCACTGTTTAAAACATTAGCAAGGCTCCCTTCACTTATGCTTAGGATTGTCGAGTTTCCTAGTGCAATAATAAACTGCTATACTGCATCAAGCAGATGATAGTTAAACATGTCGGGAATTTGATATTTGTTCTGATGTTTAGGCTGtatgaaaagttttcaacacATTACTTAACTGTTCAGAGACACGTCAAAATCTTAACAGTCTAGTTTGGTGCATATTCGTACAGATGACAATAATTACAAAAATAGTTGCAAATCCCCACTAGTTCTTCCTGAtcatagtaatttattagtcaTAGCAAACTGTGACTTCAAAACCACTACCCACCATAATATGATTTTATATAAAGATTTCAAAGCATTATGGGTGATGACAAAATTCAGAAACAAAGAGGAAAGCGTCCATATCACGCTTTGCAGAGTGGTATACAGATCCAAATAAGAAAACTACATGAATTTTGAACGCTTACTTTTAAAAGACATGTTGGGGTTTTATTCAAAAATGGTCCAAAAGACTGGTTTACGTACAAATACCGAAGTTCCAAGTTAGTCAGTGAATAGCAAAAATCCTCACATTCATCTACCATACATAAGGAGATGGCTTAATTGTGACTTATAATTGGAAATTATTTAACAACGTATTACCTTCCTTTTTCCCCCATCATCCAACCCTACAAACGTCATATAATAGGGTTATTTCGAAAGCCAGATAAATACAAGGTTCTCCATAGAGATAACTAATCCTGGAACATGGTATAAGAATATTCGGTGCCTCCAGCTTCGATTGACTTAAGTAGAATTGACACCACAAACATGTGAATTAGTTCTAGGAAGGGGTAGATGTGTTGTGAACTCGTTGCCTTCGACGAAAAATACTGAAAGTTTTGGTTTGAGGTGGTTTTTCTCATGTAAGTTATTAGGCTAACCGATTGTTTAGTCTTGGTCACTTAACAGTCAGTCGTATTTTTGTTACTAACGTGAATGAGCGTCTCCCTTCGGAAACCtggttaaaatttatttttaattaatatgGTTTATGATATTTCTTGAACTTTTTTCCGGTATATTATCAAATTCGTATTTGATTCAGTGTTATAATTACCGTAATTTTTTGTTGTGAACACTTGGTGTTTGCTTGTTTTTGTTCTGCTATAACTTTTATTCCTCGGCCTTGTTAAATACTTAAAAATGAACCACAAATATCACAAATCAAGCAAAAACATAAATCTACCTCTTTAAATATTTGGCCATCTTTGAAACAGGATTCCGGTGGTGGAGTGACATAATCTTTTGAAGAATCAGCACCACAGCATtgtaactaaataaaaatgtatgatGGGAATTGCACCTCACTTTCTGTTGAACTTCATCAAGAACTTTGCTAACATGTTCGTCGTGAGAGTACTCTTTTACGAATTCTCTTAATGCATCAGTGACGTGTTTTTTTACCTATAACAATGGAGTTTGCCGGTTAACTCTTACCTTTGGCTTTTCCAATATTGCAAATATTCCTGCTGCTATTTCGGCAACTATCAAAATTGATAAAAGAATACAATACTATAAGGACATAATAAGTTTCCATAGTTTTCGTTACCGTTGTTAATAAACACACATTCTTCGTGCAGGCGCCAAACATTCCTAAGGCCCCCAAAACAAATAAGAAGCATCCGAggacaataataaagataataagCGATTGTAATGGAGGTTCAATGTCTTTCCAGTGATTTACAACAGAATGGAGCCCAAGTGCACCAACCACAATCAGCCCGAGACCACATATCTACTTATCTCAACGAAACGTAGGATATAACTT
This window encodes:
- the CD63_5 gene encoding cd63 antigen (EggNog:ENOG410VDHX~COG:S) yields the protein MALGCGYKCLQCLLVIFNCGAFICGLGLIVVGALGLHSVVNHWKDIEPPLQSLIIFIIVLGCFLFVLGALGMFGACTKNVCLLTTYCILLSILIVAEIAAGIFAILEKPKVKKHVTDALREFVKEYSHDEHVSKVLDEVQQKLQCCGADSSKDYVTPPPESCFKDGQIFKEGCVKKVSDLSKMHLNAIIISVFLFSLVQMICLVFAVCVLLAVKRGDDE
- the CD63_5 gene encoding cd63 antigen, variant 2 (EggNog:ENOG410VDHX~COG:S) gives rise to the protein MALGCGYKCLQCLLVIFNCGAFICGLGLIVVGALGLHSVVNHWKDIEPPLQSLIIFIIVLGCFLFVLGALGMFGACTKNVCLLTTYCILLSILIVAEIAAGIFAILEKPKLQCCGADSSKDYVTPPPESCFKDGQIFKEGCVKKVSDLSKMHLNAIIISVFLFSLVQMICLVFAVCVLLAVKRGDDE
- the CD63_5 gene encoding cd63 antigen, variant 3 (EggNog:ENOG410VDHX~COG:S), whose protein sequence is MALGCGYKCLQCLLVIFNCGAFICGLGLIVVGALGLHSVVNHWKDIEPPLQSLIIFIIVLGCFLFVLGALGMFGACTKNVCLLTTYCILLSILIVAEIAAGIFAILEKPKVKKHVTDALREFVKEYSHDEHVSKVLDEVQQKVRCNSHHTFLFSYNAVVLILQKIMSLHHRNPVSKMAKYLKRDALKRSVI